Proteins from one Penicillium digitatum chromosome 2, complete sequence genomic window:
- a CDS encoding DNA repair and transcription factor Ada, putative: MTGLSKPPEIPRISWNSTSSNSTSSERWQAIATRDITANSFVYAVRTTKIYCRPSCPARLARRANIQFYDSAPQAEKAGFRPCKRCRPHSGQTAAQSNPQTAVIGKACESIRKFLTTGLKPKIRDLAAEAGLTPSHFHRVFKKHLGVTPGHYAERLLLPKSSPSDDDDVSGVETRRSASGDRDEIFEEKNREKGAGLAAGENSPLMSGWNEFDALLAFESEPTWVPGLALLTHE, translated from the coding sequence ATGACAGGTCTATCCAAGCCCCCAGAAATTCCTCGTATCAGCTGGAACTCCACCAGCTCGAACTCCACCAGCTCAGAACGGTGGCAAGCCATCGCCACCCGCGACATAACCGCCAACAGCTTCGTCTACGCCGTTCGCACCACAAAAATCTACTGCCGTCCCTCATGCCCAGCACGACTAGCCCGCCGTGCCAACATTCAATTTTACGACAGTGCTCCGCAAGCAGAGAAAGCAGGCTTCCGACCCTGCAAGCGCTGCCGTCCGCATTCGGGTCAGACGGCGGCTCAAAGCAACCCCCAAACCGCCGTGATTGGCAAAGCCTGCGAGTCAATTCGGAAATTTCTGACGACAGGGTTGAAACCAAAAATCAGAGATCTGGCGGCGGAGGCTGGCTTGACACCCAGTCATTTCCATCGTGTGTTTAAGAAACATCTGGGCGTGACGCCTGGCCACTATGCTGAGCGCCTTCTGCTGCCGAAATCATCGCCAtccgatgacgatgatgttTCTGGAGTTGAAACACGGCGCTCAGCCTCTGGGGATAGGGATGAGATCttcgaagagaagaatcgcGAGAAGGGGGCTGGCCTGGCGGCAGGGGAAAATAGTCCATTGATGAGTGGCTGGAATGAGTTTGATGCTCTGCTGGCTTTTGAATCGGAACCAACGTGGGTGCCTGGCTTAGCTCTATTGACCCACGAATGA
- a CDS encoding Dynamin encodes MPSPLDEQAISQLQSQQSELLDKIDELRAIGVGGLVELPQIIVCGNQSSGKSSVLEAISRVRFPSKSNICTRFTTEVVLRRSPHNRIKVSIEPGESRKDEQEQQKLRAFTSESFPSSGDLPTLIETAKECMGLSSTDPSSTGFSDDVLKVEISGPEKPELTLVDLPGLYYSSSSEQTEQGMKMVQKLTEKYMKSSRSIILAVISARADYHVQKVLNIAQSFDPKYERVLGIVTQPDIPEAGSDEEETYVQFIKNEKVKLQLGWHVLRNRSFETRSISDDARDAQEKKFFEKGRWAYLPRDQVGIESLRHRLSKILLGHIRRNLPGLIADIQERISRNEQTLAKMGAPRTTLQEQRYFLVDISSRFARITNQALNGSYVDEFFGGFKDLTATTEESPFRRLRAVVRELNECFAEAMSIRGNRRIIQFPGQPAPTEDIEQERSKPYMDDWIPQYISQESLVDEIKEQARKSRGIELPGSVNQLLVGSLFRDQCEPWEAVAKSHLLNTWDSVEYFIQLVLKHLTDDHTRPLLMRHLIGPEMEKMKESLLAKLSELTSYTKRGHPLPVGQSFFSKIQESRKNRQISALKRSLGLSGSYPPAGEDTRNTFDVRDLERATSQLQSSSDQFAAAEIIDQMQAYYETAIVTFVDNVAILAIENCLLCPLEHIFTGKTVLGMDDQQIQEIAAEPSNIQKDRERLNEELKKLRKGRQTLNAFSIADSLLRGRPVLAGLSITRAHTPSPTATATIAQAVPIAPRSGLFPQVSTPATVPVASPLPVLSSTQNKGCFGTSQGSIFSSSLGSPEPSNLFNLPPGTIWPTGKLSSSTVTGGFGLNNQGLGSSASFGNSTNSADTKDMRHLFDVKKLPDTQGFNRV; translated from the exons ATGCCATCTCCACTAGATGAACAGGCCATAAGCCAACTACAGTCCCAACAGTCAGAACTGCTCGACAAGATTGACGAGCTACGCGCTATTGGGGTAGGAGGCCTTGTGGAATTACCTCAAATCATCGTCTGTGGTAATCAGTCGAGTGGGAAAAGCTCCGTGTTGGAGGCAATCTCCAGAGTGCGCTTTCCATCCAAGAGCAATATCTGCACTCGGTTTACGACCGAAGTCGTTCTTCGCCGAAGCCCACACAACAGAATCAAAGTATCAATTGAGCCAGGGGAATCCAGGAAGGATGAGCAGGAACAGCAGAAGCTACGAGCCTTCACCTCCGAGTCCTTTCCCTCCAGTGGGGACCTTCCCACGCTGATCGAAACCGCGAAGGAATGCATGGGGCTTTCCAGCACCGATCCTTCAAGCACGGGATTCAGCGACGATGTGCTTAAAGTTGAGATCTCGGGTCCTGAAAAGCCAGAGCTGACTCTGGTCGACCTTCCCGGGCTCTACTATTCCAGCAGCAGCGAACAAACTGAGCAAGGAATGAAGATGGTTCAAAAGCTGACAGAGAAATACATGAAAAGCTCGCGGAGCATCATTCTAGCCGTCATCAGTGCAAGAGCCGATTACCATGTCCAGAAAGTCTTGAACATCGCTCAGTCTTTTGATCCCAAATACGAGAGAGTCTTGGGTATTGTCACGCAGCCTGATATCCCCGAAGCGGGCtcggatgaagaagaaacctATGTACAATTTATTAAGAACGAAAAAGTCAAGCTGCAACTTGGATGGCATGTATTGCGCAACCGCTCGTTTGAGACACGCAGCATTTCCGATGATGCGCGAGATGCTCAAGAAAAGAAGTTTTTCGAAAAAGGACGATGGGCTTACCTCCCTCGGGACCAAGTTGGCATTGAAAGTCTGAGGCATCGTCTCAGCAAGATTCTACTTGGTCATATTCGTCGCAATCTTCCTGGTCTTATTGCGGATATCCAGGAGAGGATTTCTCGTAACGAGCAGACACTGGCAAAAATGGGCGCGCCACGCACAACTCTTCAAGAGCAGCGCTATTTCCTTGTCGATATCAGCAGCAGATTTGCACGAATCACAAACCAGGCCTTGAATGGATCGTACGTTGATGAATTTTTCGGTGGATTCAAAGACCTTACGGCGACCACAGAAGAATCTCCTTTCCGCCGACTGCGTGCAGTAGTTCGTGAGCTTAATGAGTGCTTCGCTGAAGCGATGAGCATTCGCGGGAACCGGCGAATCATTCAGTTCCCTGGACAGCCAGCACCAACTGAGGACATCGAGCAAGAGAGATCCAAGCCTTACATGGATGATTGGATCCCGCAATACATTTCCCAGGAGTCTCTTGTGGACGAGATCAAAGAACAAGCCCGGAAAAGTCGAGGAATCGAGCTTCCAGGTAGTGTAAACCAGCTGCTTGTAGGGAGTTTGTTCCGGGATCAGTGTGAGCCCTGGGAAGCAGTTGCTAAATCTCATTTGTTGAATACTTGGGATTCGGTTGAGTACTTTATTCAGCTAGTGCTAAAGCACCTCACGGACGATCACACCCGTCCCTTGCTCATGCGACACCTCATCGGACCGGAAAtggagaagatgaaagagTCTTTGTTAGCAAAGCTCAGCGAATTGACTTCGTACACCAAAAGGGGCCATCCGCTCCCCGTGGGGCAATCATTTTTTTCCAAGATCCAGGAGTCCAGAAAGAATCGGCAAATTTCTGCATTAAAACGGAGCCTCGGCTTGTCTGGATCTTATCCCCCAGCGGGAGAGGATACTCGAAATACCTTTGATGTCCGAGATCTGGAGCGAGCAACGTCCCAGCTACAGTCATCCAGCGATCAGTTTGCAGCTGCAGAAATTATTGATCAAATGCAGGCATACTACGAG ACTGCGATCGTGACGTTTGTTGACAACGTCGCCATCTTGGCCATCGAAAATTGCCTTCTTTGTCCTCTGGAGCATATTTTCACCGGCAAGACTGTGCTTGGCATGGATGATCAACAAATTCAAGAAATTGCAGCAGAGCCATCAAACATTCAGAAGGATCGAGAACGTCTGAATGAAGAGCTCAAAAAGCTCCGAAAGGGAAGGCAGACTCTCAATGCTTTCAGCATCGCGGACTCTTTGCTGCGCGGCCGTCCTGTCTTGG CAGGACTGTCAATCACCCGAGCCCATACTCCTAGCCCAACAGCCACGGCGACGATAGCTCAGGCGGTGCCCATTGCTCCTCGCTCTGGTCTCTTCCCGCAAGTTTCAACTCCTGCCACCG TACCCGTCGCATCACCTTTGCCCGTCCTTTCTTCAACCCAGAATAAAGGATGCTTTGGTACAAGTCAGGGCTCTATATTCAGTTCCAGTCTGGGGAGCCCAGAGCCATCCAATCTGTTTAATTTGCCGCCCGGTACAATATGGCCCACTGGAAAATTGTCTAGCTCAACGGTCACTGGGGGGTTTGGTTTGAACAATCAAGGGTTAGGCTCCTCCGCTTCATTCGGAAATTCGACCAACTCAGCTGATACAAAGGATATGAGACATCTCTTTGATGTGAAAAAGCTTCCAGATACCCAGGGCTTTAATAGAGTGTAA
- a CDS encoding 60S ribosomal protein uL2, with translation MEYTDTAVPSLYHFETVAMGRVIRNQRKGRGSIFTANTRLNKAPAQFRTLDFAEAHGYTRGVVKEIIHDAGRGAPLAKVQFRHPYKFKMITETFIANEGMYTGQFIYAGKNAALTVGNILPLASMPEGTVITNVEEKAGDRGALGRTSGNYVTVIGHNPEDGKTRVKLPSGAKKVIKNTARGMVGIVAGGGRTDKPLLKAGRAKHKFAVKRNSWPKTRGVAMNPVDHPHGGGNHQHIGKASTISRYATQGQKAGLIAARRTGLLRGTQKTKD, from the exons ATGGAATATACAGACACAGCTGTTCCGAG CCTATATCACTTCGAG ACAGTCGCCATGGGTCGTGTCATCCGCAACCAGAGGAAGGGTCGTGGCTCCATTTTCA CGGCCAACACCCGCCTGAACAAGGCCCCTGCCCAATTCCGGACCCTCGACTTCGCTGAGGCTCACGGTTACACCCGTGGTGTCGTCAAGGAGATCATCCACGATGCCGGCCGTGGTGCTCCCCTCGCCAAGGTCCAGTTCCGCCACCCCTACAAGTTCAAGATGATCACCGAGACTTTCATCGCCAACGAGGGCATGTACACCGGCCAGTTCATCTACGCCGGTAAGAACGCTGCCCTGACCGTCGGCAACATTCTTCCTCTCGCCTCCATGCCCGAGGGTACCGTCATCACCAACGTCGAGGAGAAGGCTGGTGACCGTGGTGCGCTTGGCCGTACCTCCGGTAACTACGTTACTGTTATTGGCCACAACCCCGAGGATGGCAAGACCCGTGTCAAGCTCCCCTCCGGTGCCAAGAAGGTCATCAAGAACACCGCTCGCGGTATGGTTGGTATCGTTGCCGGTGGTGGCCGTACCGACAAGCCTTTGCTCAAGGCTGGTCGTGCCAAGCACAAGTTCGCCGTCAAGCGCAACTCTTGGCCCAAGACTCGTGGTGTTGCCATGAACCCCGTCGATCAC CCTCACGGTGGTGGTAACCACCAGCACATCGGTAAGGCCTCGACCATCTCCCGCTACGCTACCCAGGGTCAAAAGGCTGGTCTCATTGCCGCCCGCAGAACTGGTCTGCTCCGCGGTACCCAGAAGACCAAGGATTAA
- a CDS encoding Extracellular matrix protein 3, which produces MPSDSELSSLSSAPPTDDEATMAIDHQTGIAKYFKKESETPPPKREPSPPHEYVVADNPDIAFIVAFRARFHEVFPKGVPHYGPQDIEKGIEESPPGEYIERLLCALLGLVLNRKKEVERNHFTRPLEEAIHTHQSQWPKEWEGKNPLHGGGSFATMSPVEQLRLLKTLILWSLSSSEAVQAKIKESYKQARHDDDLNQPLSVQPWGRDSLKRRYWLIEGHDDTHFRLYRESNPALKHNTWWSIAGSIPELEAVVKKLEGEKGINSKKLSERIRASIPRFEASEEKRRRREYRLARKAAFVRPDPGLSMYEGRTRGKKLKYTYSDDEGIFSDDEPSTRRSTRNVTLTEASTESRRPRFTASGRQIRSRAGGLYGEALLTGQRDGADNEEFDEDEEEEVSRPQRARTSTHPNGYSGYDADDLEDASEVHSSANESGNEWQGVEDDLEHDVEGDNEEDEASADESTGNEEPESLVVQLRYGKGDASSNLKVQIEKLPSVEDVDMNDAGEAAAASSAQAPLTTLPHEQNSGGQQAPSIIAPSHPPAQIPQGPTHSAAAVAAPSVSSNGVNQI; this is translated from the exons ATGCCTTCAGATTCAGAACTCTCATCATTATCATCGGCACCTCCAACGGATGACGAAGCTACTATGGCGATTGACCACCAAACTGGTATCGCAAAATACTTCAAGAAGGAGTCTGAAACGCCTCCGCCAAAGCGGGAACCCTCACCTCCGCATGAATACGTCGTGGCCGATAACCCCGATATCGCG TTCATCGTCGCGTTCCGCGCGCGTTTCCATGAAGTGTTCCCCAAAGGAGTGCCACACTACGGCCCACAGGATATCGAGAAGGGTATTGAGGAGTCTCCCCCTGGTGAATACATTGAAAGACTTCTATGCGCATTGCTTGGGCTTGTTCTGAATCGCAAGAAGGAAGTTGA GCGAAACCATTTCACCCGTCCCCTCGAAGAAGCTATCCATACACATCAGTCGCAGTGGCCAAAAGAATGGGAAGGCAAAAACCCACTTCATGGGGGTGGCAGCTTTGCGACCATGTCCCCCGTGGAACAA CTGCGTTTATTGAAGACCTTGATACTGTGGTCACTTTCGTCGTCCGAAGCGGTGCAGGCGAAGATTAAAGAGTCCTACAAGCAGGCGCGCCACGATGATGATCTCAATCAACCATTGTCTGTCCAACCCTGGGGCCGCGATAGCCTGAAACGTCGTTATTGGCTTATCGAAGGGCACGATGATACACATTTTCGTCTCTACCGCGAAAGTAACCCGGCCCTCAAACACAACACTTGGTGGAGCATCGCGGGCAGTATTCCCGAGTTGGAAGCCGTCGTGAAGAAACTTGAGGGCGAAAAAGGCATAAACTCCAAGAAGCTCAGCGAGAGGATTCGCGCTTCCATTCCTCGATTTGAGGCATCAGAAGAG AAGCGGAGACGCCGCGAATATCGCCTTGCACGAAAAGCTGCCTTCGTTCGTCCGGATCCTGGGCTCTCCATGTATGAAGGTCGCACACGCGGCAAGAAACTGAAATACACGTACTCGGACGATGAAGGCATCTTTTCTGATGATGAGCCTTCCACTCGCCGCTCTACTAGGAATGTGACTCTTACGGAAGCTTCCACGGAGTCTAGACGCCCTCGATTCACGGCAAGCGGAAGGCAGATTCGATCTCGCGCTGGGGGCCTCTATGGCGAGGCCCTGTTGACTGGTCAACGCGATGGAGCTGATAATGAAGagtttgatgaagatgaagaagaagaagtaagCAGACCGCAGAGGGCTCGGACTTCAACCCACCCCAACGGGTACTCTGGATACGACGCCGATGATTTGGAGGATGCATCTGAAGTCCATTCAAGCGCGAATGAAAGCGGCAATGAATGGCAAGGCGTCGAAGATGATTTGGAGCACGATGTCGAAGGCGACAACGAAGAGGACGAAGCAAGCGCAGATGAGTCAACCGGCAACGAGGAGCCAGAAAGCCTTGTCGTCCAACTTCGATATGGCAAGGGAGATGCATCTAGCAATCTGAAGGTGCAGATTGAAAAATTACCTTCCGTTGAAGACGTCGATATGAACGATGCCGGAGAAGCTGCAGCAGCTTCCTCCGCCCAAGCACCGCTGACGACCCTCCCACATGAACAAAACTCGGGTGGGCAGCAGGCCCCGTCCATCATTGCACCTTCACACCCTCCTGCTCAGATACCGCAAGGGCCGACCCATTCAGCAGCAGCCGTAGCTGCAccatccgtttcttccaaCGGCGTGAATCAAATTTGA
- a CDS encoding DUF1770-domain-containing protein, producing MAGNSMDIPQIIQSASINHNPDPVHDINPATAASEKQPVVVGPDSGTNSIASDIVHPSRAIRPAHRRQTLPPLPDLRFEQSYLASIKDADTWGRVAWITTRDQVLLPLIQGTVWTLALSGWRFWNRNASVSGHTLGSRVRRWWYEVNNWHLPRMGSTRDPKLASQVEDKWRR from the exons ATGGCTGGCAATTCTATGGACATCCCGCAGATCATCCAATCTGCAAGTATCAATCATAATCCCGACCCAGTTCATGACATCAACCCAGCCACCGCAGCTTCAGAAAAACAACCCGTCGTTGTAGGCCCAGACTCCGGAACAAACAGCATTGCCTCCGACATTGTACACCCAAGCCGAGCAATTCGACCCGCACACCGGCGACAGAcacttcctcctcttccggATCTGCGCTTCGAACAGAGCTATCTGGCCAGCATTAAGGATGCTGACACCTGGGGACGAGTGGCGTGGATTACCACTAGGGATCAG GTACTTCTCCCTCTGATCCAAGGAACCGTCTGGACACTCGCGCTCTCGGGCTGGCGCTTCTGGAACCGCAACGCCTCAGTCAGCGGGCACACCCTCGGCAGCCGGGTTCGCAGATGGTGGTACGAAGTGAACAACTGGCATCTACCCCGAATGGGCTCGACTAGGGACCCTAAACTAGCGTCGCAGGTTGAAGAT AAGTGGAGACGCTGA
- a CDS encoding Adenosine kinase, putative: MAAPQGYPLLCLENPLLDIQARGDAALLQKYELKPNDAILAEDKHMGIYEDLLNRDAKLIPGGAAQNTARGAQYMLPEQSVVYIGCVGKDKYGDMLKKTCEEAGVHTEYRVDETQPTGKCGVVITGHDRSMCTHLAAANEYKIEHLEQPEVWSLVEKAQVYYVGGYHLTVCVPAILALGEEAAAKNKTFMFSISAPFIAQFFKDQLDSVLPYTDYTFCNETEAIAYSEGHQWGTEDITEIAKKLAQLPKKNTKRPRVAIVTQGTLPTIVAIGSATGTVEVKEFKVREISKDSIIDTNGAGDAFAGGFCAGVVSGKSLDDSIDMGQWLASKSIQELGPSFPSPKQTYSRS; encoded by the exons ATGGCTGCTCCTCAAGGTTACCCTCTTCTGTGTCTGGAGAACCCTCTCCTCG ACATCCAGGCTCGTGG CGATGCCGCTCTCTTGCAGAAGTATGAGCTGAAGCCTAATGATGCTATCCTCGCCGAGGACAAGCACATGGGTATCTACGAGGACCTGCTTAACCGCGACGCCAAGCTGATTCCCGGTGGTGCCGCTCAGAATACCGCTCGTGGTGCTCAG TACATGCTTCCTGAGCAGTCCGTTGTCTACATAGGCTGTGTCGGTAAGGATAAGTATGGTGACATGCTCAAGAAGACTTGCGAGGAGGCTGGTGTCCACACCGAGTACCGTGTCGATGAGACCCAGCCCACCGGTAAATGTGGTGTTGTCATCACTGGCCACGACCGCAGCATGTGCACCCACCTTGCTGCTGCCAATGAGTACAAGATTGAGCACCTCGAGCAGCCCGAGGTCTGGTCTCTGGTCGAGAAGGCCCAGGTCTACTATGTCGGTGGTTACCACCTGACTGTCTGCGTGCCCGCCATCCTCGCCCTTGGTGAAGAGGCTGCCGCTAAGAACAAG ACCTTCATGTTCTCCATCTCTGCTCCTTTCATTGCTCAGTTCTTCAAGGACCAGTTGGATAGCGTCCTTCCCTACACCGACTACACCTTCTGTAACGAGACTGAGGCTATTGCCTACTCCGAGGGCCACCAGTGGGGCACCGAGGATATCACCGAGATCGCCAAGAAGCTTGCTCAGCTCCCCAAGAAGAACACCAAACGTCCCCGTGTTGCCATTGTCACCCAAGGCACTCTCCCCACCATCGTCGCTATCGGCTCTGCTACCGGTACCGTCGAGGTGAAGGAGTTCAAGGTCCGCGAGATCTCCAAGGATTCCATCATCGACACCAACGGTGCTGG TGATGCCTTCGCCGGTGGCTTCTGCGCTGGTGTCGTCTCGGGCAAGTCCCTCGATGATAGTATCGACATGGGCCAGTGGCTCGCCAGCAAGAGCATCCAGGAGCTTGGACCTTC cttcccctcccccaagCAGACCTACTCTCGCTCCTAA
- a CDS encoding DNA/RNA-binding domain, Est1-type, which yields MHFCTQLGSHPHQRALSCLSHTDGSSAAHIPSHSHLTGEVDARDPRANFLMAPSFTDAWKTAIEAEKELLQCFSQERRTFDEFEHFLSEFRTSSQNAILLDFNAAREVDVESRLWDAHLKVNNRFRKQLIRFREEHGKKKPVERRKLERHYLDFIKSSQRFYRGYIQHLSSRFGGIVELERVARKFNFENLSGQPPIKPSNDLRRLILQSCHATLIRLGDLSRYRESELVSKDRNWGPAIGYYDLASVINPASGASQNQLAIIALADGNHLRATYHLYRALSAQEPHPTAKGNLEIELRKIMSAWAKRELIRPEDAGIPGRALTPWFLYLHAKCYKGTDFPEHDELESEVLSQLAVEIRERSLEGTLQKFCLINIAAEDFAKVRSTEESILDARVFFQRINVKTFFTLLQILLVELERTASFEDSNSKDAMPIPDKVSVVARRILPALRHYSSWLLTNSQSLVEQKEEKDSALSIQIKEFWKIYAGTLSLLASSFDVVSLPEVDYLLEEDEESLGFAPLDQDATTRRYVGCGDRSKPRMHDLGIERSHPNMEMLYRIREFVIDGLDLVVRGKIPVALVDSEDKKTFIYQEEDLPPQFYSSPHGRQHALSASSIEREDIPQAIQNPYSAAEAQSLFGGSQSASASMSANMHQIVEGVERLVDSDTYETPANDKFTFLSSTEISTPTHVSPNANAYPFRNENSPPLTTPIAPPPGLGPPVMNAAEPLRVSLAHSYTPRPAIPSLPSIWTPLRDTVSPRTPPGLGPQPGQRASLHPIASGNVMPPERSSSQVQLANELMLRQHLLAQTQFSNPQDVGSMPTTWASSNMPYARPAASGWGLNRTTFGAFEIPSQTTSSSLGHPSWANEAFIASSLSGATPYSSEIGGRKPATQLGAVGQTPPCGQGG from the exons ATGCATTTTTGTACTCAACTCGGCTCTCATCCCCATCAGCGTGCGCTTTCATGTCTTTCACATACTGATGGCTCCTCCGCCGCTCATATTCCAAGCCATAGCCATCTGACCGGCGAGGTTGACGCTCGGGATCCCCGGGCTAACTTCCTGATGGCGCCCTCGTTCACGGATGCCTGGAA GACTGCGATAGAAGCTGAAAAGGAGCTTCTGCAATGTTTTTCGCAAGAACGGCGCACATTCGATGAGTTCGAACATTTCCTCTCCGA GTTCCGGACCTCTTCTCAAAATGCAATCCTCCTCGACTTCAATGCTGCTCGTGAGGTTGATGTGGAGAGTCGCCTTTGGGATGCGCACTTGAAAGTGAATAATCGGTTTCGCAAGCAGTTGATTCGC TTTCGCGAAGAGCACGGCAAGAAAAAACCAGTTGAAAGGCGAAAACTGGAACGCCACTACCTCGATTTTATCAAGTCAAGCCAGCGGTTTTATCGAGGATATATACAACATTTGTCATCGCGCTTTGGGGGGATTGTTGAGTTGGAGAGAGTAGCGCGCAAGTTCAATTTTGAAA ATCTGTCCGGCCAACCTCCTATCAAGCCCTCCAATGATCTGCGCAGGCTCATTCTCCAGTCATGTCACGCGACCCTTATTAGGCTGGGAGACCTCTCCCGCTATCGTGAATCGGAACTCGTCAGCAAAGATCGCAACTGGGGCCCTGCTATCGGTTATTATGATCTGGCGTCGGTGATCAATCCTGCATCAGGTGCATCTCAGAACCAGCTGGCAATCATCGCTCTCGCGGATGGAAATCATCTTCGTGCTACCTACCATTTATACAGAGCCCTTTCAGCTCAGGAACCTCATCCTACTGCGAAGGGCAATTTGGAGATAGAACTCCGAAAAATCATGAGCGCCTGGGCTAAACGAGAGCTGATCCGCCCCGAAGATGCCGGTATCCCTGGAAGGGCCTTGACTCCGTGGTTTCTCTATCTTCATGCCAAATGTTACAAGGGAACCGACTTCCCGGAGCACGATGAGTTGGAGAGTGAAGTTCTTAGTCAACTAGCAGTTGAAATTAGAGAACGGTCACTAGAAGGGACGCTTCAAAAGTTCTGTCTCATTAATATCGCGGCCGAGGATTTTGCTAAGGTCCGGTCAACTG AGGAGTCTATCTTGGATGCACGTGTCTTTTTTCAACGCATCAATGTCAAGACATTTTTCACCTTACTGCAAATACTTTTAGTCGAATTAGAACGGACTGCTTCTTTCGAAGATTCAAACAGCAAAGACGCAATGCCTATCCCAGACAAGGTGTCTGTGGTTGCTCGCCGGATCCTGCCCGCGCTTCGCCATTACAGCTCCTGGCTACTTACAAATAGCCAGTCTCTAGTTgagcagaaagaagaaaaagattcGGCACTCTCGATTCAAATCAAAGAGTTCTGGAAAATATATGCTGGTACGCTGAGCCTGCTCGCATCCTCGTTCGATGTGGTCAGCCTTCCCGAGGTCGATTATCTAttggaagaagacgaagaaagTCTTGGGTTTGCACCTCTGGATCAAGATGCCACTACTCGCCGGTACGTTGGATGTGGTGATCGGTCAAAGCCCCGGATGCATGATCTTGGAATTGAAAGAAGTCACCCCAACATGGAAATGCTCTATCGAATTCGTGAATTCGTGATTGATGGACTTGACTTAGTTGTGAGAGGA AAAATTCCGGTGGCTCTTGTGGATAGTGAAGATAAGAAGACATTTATCTATCAGGAAGAGGATCTGCCTCCGCAGTTCTATTCCAGCCCTCATGGCCGCCAGCATGCACTTTCCGCTTCAAGCATCGAGCGTGAGGATATCCCACAGGCCATTCAAAATCCATACTCTGCCGCAGAAGCCCAAAGTCTGTTCGGCGGTTCCCAGTCTGCATCGGCATCTATGTCCGCCAACATGCATCAGATCGTTGAGGGCGTTGAGCGACTTGTTGACTCGGACACGTATGAAACCCCGGCCAATGACAAATTTACTTTCCTGAGCTCGACGGAGATATCAACACCTACGCATGTTTCACCCAATGCCAATGCTTATCCGTTCCGCAACGAAAACTCTCCACCACTCACCACCCCAATCGCCCCTCCACCTGGGCTTGGTCCACCAGTCATGAATGCAGCTGAGCCTCTCAGGGTGTCTTTAGCTCATTCATACACCCCACGGCCTGCCATCCCCAGCCTCCCTAGCATTTGGACGCCGCTGAGAGACACCGTCTCTCCACGTACGCCTCCTGGCCTTGGTCCACAACCTGGCCAGCGAGCTTCACTGCACCCTATAGCTTCTGGGAATGTCATGCCCCCTGAGCGCTCATCGTCGCAAGTTCAGCTAGCAAATGAGCTCATGCTCCGACAGCACCTGTTGGCCCAGACCCAATTTTCAAACCCGCAGGATGTAGGATCAATGCCCACGACGTGGGCGTCATCGAACATGCCTTATGCTCGTCCCGCCGCCAGCGGCTGGGGTCTTAACCGAACGACGTTTGGTGCATTCGAAATCCCGAGCCAAACGACGTCCAGTAGCCTAGGACATCCCTCATGGGCCAATGAAGCTTTCATCGCCAGCAGCCTTTCTGGGGCAACTCCTTACAGCTCCGAGATTGGAGGTCGCAAGCCTGCAACACAGCTTGGAGCCGTTGGCCAAACCCCACCATGTGGTCAAGGAGGCTGA
- a CDS encoding Zinc finger, C2H2 — MSKRPRSRSRSPSFDHDSLSGSSIAVNTTIPSSERNKLIDSDIDILPEVMHCSLPPHRETISFTSYEDYEVHYLQSHVNRCSECSKNFPTGHLLNIHIEENHDPLAAARRARGDKTYGCFIEDCERKCSTPQKRRLHLIDKHMFPRSYNFYIVNDGIDAQTSMLRPVNSHRRRISTSSALEGRLRRRSSVSQSNPPAAAILEKKSPSEMDMDLKIDELEKSMSALKFVPTSVTRNRNKVRGKQSCK, encoded by the exons ATGTCCAAGCGACCTCGAAGCCGCTCGAGATCTCCGTCTTTTGATCATGACTCACTATCGGGATCATCAATCGCAGTGAACACTACGATTCCCTCTTCTGAGCGCAACAAGCTCATCGACAGTGACATCGATATCCTCCCTGAGGTGATGCATTGCTCCTTACCGCCTCACCGCGAGACGATCTCGTTCACATCCTACGAAGATTACGAGGTACATTATCTTCAATCTCATGTCAACCGCTGTTCCGAGTGCAGCAAGAACTTCCCCACGGGTCATCTACTCAATATACACATTGAGGAGAACCATGACCCGCTAGCTGCTGCGCGACGAGCCCGTGGAGACAAGACT TACGGATGCTTCATCGAAGACTGTGAGCGAAAATGCTCCACCCCCCAGAAAAGACGGCTACATCTTATCGACAAGCATATGTTTCCCCGG AGTTACAATTTTTACATCGTCAATGATGGCATCGATGCACAAACATCTATGCTGCGACCCGTGAACAGCCACAGACGACGCATCTCAACATCATCTGCTTTAGAGGGCAGGTTGCGGCGCCGGAGCTCGGTGTCTCAATCAAATCCACCGGCAGCAGCAATCCTTGAAAAGAAATCACCAAGTGAGATGGACATGGATTTGAAAATTGACGAGCTGGAGAAGTCTATGTCGGCTCTAAAGTTTGTGCCAACGAGCGTCACTAGAAATCGCAACAAAGTGCGTGGCAAACAGTCATGTAAATAG